In one window of uncultured Acetobacteroides sp. DNA:
- a CDS encoding O-antigen ligase family protein: MGVIGNVSIVNKKNTVTIAIVAVILIFSFVPWMFYTNLPVLSIIIGIVAVWMAYNKKIGYSFIFIALSFTIPYSPSLEKDIIADYIWWPINAIRESIFLIFILYYVIRKMYAKLITKHLLIILSSLLILSFLYSIYNNSNFLELINWINTAFYFILFYFITYNDQSSLKDFLLLLDILFICTSIYTIIEFIFQISPYQSLYSQYITFGIEDEIGRAKGLLGHPLVLSSLVIIYQVTLYIRLMLFKEFKALLFALTLVIGVFTTSRTTVVIMAFSFIYYFIAAGIYKNPKKIIVIIFIITITIFAALNSLQYYINNNLNRIETSSSEHRMAGYTSVANFSADHILGVGYTDLTKKIKVEGYASKGLIDGFGTLDNFFLTQIAAYGIFSIIVFAFYFYLFFKSYHYRKKNKMLFRSAFMLFLTWCLIGLSFNLESYLCLLLLFSGLYAKLNKQYLIEKIEHKESLLKNNNYAINHYC, from the coding sequence ATGGGTGTTATTGGTAACGTAAGCATAGTAAATAAAAAGAATACAGTTACAATAGCAATAGTTGCTGTAATTCTAATATTTTCATTTGTGCCATGGATGTTTTATACGAATTTGCCAGTTCTATCTATAATTATTGGAATTGTTGCAGTTTGGATGGCATATAATAAAAAAATTGGCTATTCATTCATTTTTATAGCATTATCATTTACAATACCATATAGCCCAAGTCTTGAAAAAGATATAATAGCCGATTATATTTGGTGGCCGATAAATGCAATTAGAGAAAGTATATTTTTAATATTTATTCTTTATTATGTTATCAGAAAAATGTATGCTAAACTAATAACAAAACATTTGCTTATTATACTGTCTTCTTTATTAATATTAAGTTTTTTATATTCTATATATAATAATAGTAACTTCCTTGAACTCATCAATTGGATTAATACTGCATTTTATTTTATTCTATTTTATTTTATTACATATAATGATCAAAGTTCTTTAAAGGATTTCCTGTTATTATTAGACATTCTATTTATTTGTACATCAATTTATACAATAATTGAATTTATATTTCAAATTAGCCCATATCAATCATTATACTCTCAATATATAACATTTGGTATAGAAGATGAAATTGGAAGAGCAAAAGGATTATTAGGACACCCCTTAGTTTTAAGTTCTTTAGTTATAATCTATCAAGTCACATTATATATCAGATTAATGCTATTCAAAGAATTTAAAGCATTACTTTTTGCCTTGACATTAGTTATTGGGGTATTTACCACATCAAGAACAACTGTAGTTATTATGGCGTTTTCATTTATTTATTATTTCATTGCAGCAGGCATCTATAAAAATCCAAAGAAAATTATCGTAATAATTTTTATAATTACAATAACTATTTTCGCAGCTTTAAATAGTTTACAATACTACATCAATAATAATTTGAATAGAATTGAAACAAGTTCATCAGAACATAGGATGGCTGGATATACTAGTGTAGCTAATTTTTCAGCAGATCATATATTAGGCGTTGGTTATACAGACTTAACTAAAAAAATTAAAGTAGAAGGATATGCAAGCAAGGGATTAATAGATGGCTTTGGGACACTAGATAATTTCTTTTTAACACAAATTGCTGCCTATGGTATTTTCTCAATAATTGTTTTTGCATTTTATTTCTATTTATTTTTCAAATCCTACCATTATAGGAAAAAAAACAAGATGCTGTTTAGATCAGCCTTTATGCTTTTTCTTACATGGTGTCTCATAGGGCTTTCTTTCAATTTAGAGTCATATTTGTGTTTACTCCTCCTATTCTCTGGTCTTTATGCCAAATTAAATAAGCAATATTTGATAGAAAAAATTGAACATAAAGAATCTTTATTAAAGAATAATAATTATGCTATCAATCATTATTGTTAA
- a CDS encoding lipopolysaccharide biosynthesis protein, whose product MTMSLKKKTLHGFGWSFVDNIGNQGVTFLVGVVLARLLTPNDFGLVAMITVFTAISNTFIDSGFTTALIRKQDCSQHDYSTVFFFNLGVGSLLFLLLYVTAPLISTFFKQPGLTSITRVLALGLIISSISVIQRTILTKNIDFKLQTKISLVSSIGSGVIGIAMAFMGFGVWSLVGQLLSRQLLQSLMLWLGNRWRPSLVFSKSSFKELFGFGSKILASSLLDTVYKNINSLVIGRFFSSATLGHYTNADKFQSVFSSNLTQTIQRVSYPVLSAIQDDLVKLKQAYRKLIINTMMATFALMLGLAAAAKPVILLSIGNQWEQVIPYLQLLCLSGMLYPLHAINLNVINVKGRSDLYLKLEIIKKVIAVPVIVVAIFWGVYALLIGMVVTSVISFFLNSYYSADMIGYSTREQLADILPLLGVSIVVAIPMWLVTFLNWNLFATLAVQIVVGLALSYVIYDRIKLTEFVELKAMFVGFIKKMRNGRKQ is encoded by the coding sequence ATAACAATGTCATTAAAGAAGAAGACGCTACACGGCTTTGGTTGGAGTTTTGTTGATAATATCGGCAATCAGGGTGTCACATTTTTGGTTGGAGTGGTGCTTGCCCGTCTGCTTACACCAAACGATTTTGGCTTAGTTGCCATGATTACGGTGTTTACTGCAATCTCCAATACGTTTATCGATAGTGGGTTTACTACGGCGCTGATACGAAAGCAGGATTGCTCGCAGCACGACTATAGCACGGTTTTTTTCTTCAATCTTGGAGTTGGTTCTCTCCTATTTCTTTTGCTATATGTTACAGCTCCCTTAATAAGTACATTTTTTAAGCAGCCTGGGCTTACAAGCATCACCAGAGTATTGGCTTTAGGGCTTATTATAAGTTCCATTTCGGTTATTCAGCGAACTATTCTCACCAAGAATATTGACTTTAAGCTTCAAACCAAGATATCGTTGGTATCGTCGATTGGTAGCGGGGTTATTGGCATTGCCATGGCGTTTATGGGATTTGGTGTTTGGAGTTTGGTTGGGCAGCTTTTAAGCCGCCAGCTATTGCAGAGCTTGATGCTGTGGCTTGGGAATAGATGGCGTCCATCGCTGGTCTTCTCTAAGTCTAGTTTTAAAGAACTTTTTGGTTTTGGGTCTAAGATTTTAGCCTCTTCCCTACTCGACACCGTTTACAAGAATATTAACTCGCTGGTTATTGGTCGTTTTTTTTCGTCGGCAACGCTGGGACACTACACCAATGCCGATAAGTTCCAGTCAGTTTTCTCTTCAAATTTGACTCAGACCATTCAGCGCGTTAGCTACCCTGTTCTTTCTGCCATACAGGACGATCTCGTTAAGTTGAAGCAGGCCTACCGCAAGCTTATCATCAATACAATGATGGCTACCTTTGCGCTGATGCTGGGGTTGGCTGCTGCTGCAAAACCTGTTATACTGCTATCTATTGGAAATCAGTGGGAACAGGTTATCCCCTATTTGCAGCTGCTCTGTCTTTCGGGAATGCTTTACCCGCTACATGCCATCAACCTGAATGTAATTAACGTAAAGGGACGTTCTGATCTCTATCTGAAGTTAGAAATTATTAAAAAGGTAATTGCCGTTCCGGTGATTGTGGTAGCTATCTTTTGGGGTGTTTATGCGCTGCTTATCGGTATGGTGGTAACTTCGGTGATATCATTCTTCCTAAACAGCTACTATTCTGCTGATATGATAGGCTACTCCACCCGCGAGCAGCTGGCCGATATCCTTCCCCTATTAGGTGTTTCTATAGTGGTAGCCATTCCGATGTGGCTGGTTACTTTTTTAAATTGGAATCTTTTTGCAACCTTAGCAGTTCAAATTGTCGTGGGGCTTGCACTCTCGTATGTTATTTACGATAGGATTAAGCTGACGGAGTTTGTTGAGCTCAAGGCAATGTTTGTGGGATTTATTAAAAAGATGAGAAATGGGCGAAAACAATAA
- a CDS encoding acyltransferase — protein sequence MSSFLSEIELAEMGFKSVGSNVLISRKASFYGADKMSIGSNVRIDDFCILSGTITLGNSIHIAAYSAIYGANGVVMEDYTGLSPRCTIFSAMDDFGGDYLISPMSKSEYTNVQGGLVTIKRYSQIGSSTTIFPNLTIGEGVAVGAMSLVCSNLSDWGIYFGIPAKYHKPRSKGLLKFVSNEG from the coding sequence ATGAGCTCCTTCCTAAGCGAAATCGAGTTAGCCGAAATGGGGTTTAAAAGCGTTGGAAGCAACGTTCTTATTAGCCGTAAGGCTTCGTTTTACGGTGCGGATAAGATGAGCATTGGAAGCAATGTGCGCATCGATGACTTCTGCATTCTATCCGGAACCATTACTCTTGGCAATAGCATACACATTGCAGCCTATTCGGCTATATATGGTGCAAATGGTGTTGTGATGGAAGATTATACCGGGCTTTCTCCTCGTTGTACCATCTTTAGCGCCATGGACGATTTTGGTGGCGATTATCTCATCAGCCCTATGTCGAAAAGTGAGTATACCAATGTGCAGGGCGGTTTGGTAACCATTAAGCGCTACTCCCAGATTGGATCGAGTACTACCATCTTCCCAAACCTTACCATTGGCGAGGGTGTGGCAGTTGGCGCAATGTCGTTGGTTTGCTCGAACTTAAGCGACTGGGGAATCTATTTTGGCATTCCTGCAAAGTATCATAAACCAAGAAGCAAGGGCTTGCTCAAATTCGTAAGCAACGAGGGATAG
- a CDS encoding UpxY family transcription antiterminator, producing the protein MVNKDNNSKGLQSRWLVGYCAPRSEKQVYDKLLKQGYTAYLPLAKSSRKWSDRIKIVEIPLFTSYIFVYLNNFEVYEALKSIPQLVRFIYTQGKFAEITEKEIEGIKKFLSKTEGYQFSFEENQVVEVREGILKGKRGVITKLGKTKMQLRIEEFGWVVTADILRTQAKSVE; encoded by the coding sequence ATGGTAAATAAAGATAATAATAGCAAAGGGTTACAATCGCGATGGCTGGTAGGCTACTGCGCACCACGTTCGGAGAAGCAGGTTTACGATAAGCTTCTCAAGCAAGGTTATACAGCATATCTTCCCCTTGCCAAATCTTCGCGCAAGTGGAGCGATCGGATTAAAATTGTTGAAATACCTCTTTTTACCTCATATATATTTGTCTACCTTAACAACTTCGAGGTTTACGAGGCACTAAAAAGCATCCCACAACTAGTTCGATTCATCTATACGCAGGGCAAATTCGCCGAAATTACCGAAAAGGAGATAGAGGGCATTAAAAAGTTCCTATCAAAAACCGAAGGCTACCAGTTCTCATTCGAGGAGAATCAGGTAGTAGAAGTTCGCGAAGGTATCCTAAAAGGCAAAAGGGGTGTCATCACTAAACTGGGAAAGACTAAGATGCAGCTCCGCATCGAGGAGTTTGGATGGGTAGTTACTGCTGATATCCTTAGGACACAGGCCAAATCGGTGGAGTGA
- a CDS encoding MATE family efflux transporter — translation METNNKKIAQNTIFLYIRMLITMVVSLYTSRVVLNTLGVNDFGIYNVVGGVVAMFGFITNTMASASQRFLAYEIGRKDEEKLRKTFSVTVTIYLLFAVTIIILAETIGLWFIYNKLNLPAERFIAAIWVYQFSILAFIVSILRIPYNAAIIAHEKMGFYAWNSIVEVCLKLLIVLMLVWLSYDKLMLYSVLTFLVVLIITIIYIVYSNATFTSCKYKFQWDKNLFQTMFNFAGWTLFDSLANIGMNQGVNILLNIFFGPTINAARGIAYQISSQVASFVYGFQMATSPQLVKYYASNQKDKFKKLYYRSSKLSYFLLFFITLPVLFEMDLLLKWWLKNVPDYTTLFARLVLISILIDCCSGTSNDVAKATGKVKYYNMFTGIIMFLNLPVSFLFLQYRFEAQSTMIIAMFFSTIAFFFRLILLRSIIGFSVLEYLNFVVRKILLVSIFATILPLFIYYNIHQNIFALFIIFITCMITTSLSIYFIGIDAYERLTLQEYLKKIKHKYF, via the coding sequence TTGGAAACCAATAATAAAAAAATAGCCCAAAACACCATATTCCTCTATATACGGATGTTAATAACTATGGTCGTATCATTGTATACATCCCGTGTTGTTCTGAATACTTTAGGTGTGAATGATTTTGGTATATACAATGTGGTGGGTGGCGTTGTTGCCATGTTTGGTTTTATTACCAATACAATGGCATCTGCATCTCAAAGGTTTTTGGCATATGAAATCGGTCGCAAAGATGAAGAAAAATTACGTAAAACATTTAGCGTTACAGTAACTATATATCTTTTATTTGCCGTAACTATAATTATTCTAGCAGAAACTATTGGATTATGGTTTATTTACAATAAGTTAAATTTACCTGCTGAGCGATTTATTGCTGCTATATGGGTCTATCAATTTTCAATTCTAGCATTTATTGTTTCTATTTTAAGGATACCCTACAATGCAGCAATTATTGCGCACGAGAAAATGGGCTTTTATGCTTGGAACAGTATAGTGGAGGTGTGCTTGAAACTTCTAATTGTATTAATGTTGGTATGGCTTAGTTACGATAAACTTATGCTATATAGTGTTCTTACATTTTTGGTGGTATTAATTATTACTATCATCTACATCGTATATTCAAATGCTACATTTACATCCTGCAAATATAAATTTCAATGGGATAAAAATCTATTTCAAACTATGTTTAATTTTGCTGGTTGGACATTGTTTGACAGCCTTGCAAATATAGGTATGAATCAAGGAGTTAATATTCTTTTAAATATTTTTTTTGGCCCTACCATTAACGCAGCGCGAGGAATTGCATATCAGATAAGCTCACAAGTAGCATCATTTGTTTATGGTTTTCAGATGGCTACCTCACCTCAACTAGTTAAGTATTATGCATCTAATCAGAAAGATAAGTTCAAAAAGTTATATTATAGAAGTTCCAAACTCTCGTATTTTCTTCTTTTTTTTATAACATTACCAGTCTTATTTGAAATGGATTTGCTATTAAAATGGTGGTTGAAGAATGTGCCTGACTATACAACCCTTTTTGCTAGACTAGTTTTAATTTCTATACTTATTGATTGCTGTTCTGGAACTTCTAATGATGTTGCCAAAGCAACAGGCAAAGTTAAATATTATAACATGTTTACAGGTATTATAATGTTCTTAAATCTTCCCGTATCCTTTTTATTTTTGCAATATAGATTTGAAGCACAGTCAACGATGATTATTGCTATGTTTTTTAGTACAATAGCATTTTTTTTTCGTTTAATCTTATTAAGAAGTATTATAGGATTTAGTGTTTTAGAATATTTAAATTTTGTTGTAAGAAAAATTTTGTTGGTTTCCATTTTTGCAACTATACTTCCTTTATTTATATATTATAACATACATCAAAATATATTTGCTCTTTTTATTATATTCATTACATGTATGATTACAACCTCTTTATCTATTTATTTTATTGGTATAGATGCTTATGAAAGACTAACACTACAGGAGTATCTAAAAAAAATTAAACACAAATATTTTTAA
- a CDS encoding DegT/DnrJ/EryC1/StrS family aminotransferase, with product MGENNKNITVTSPLLPPLEEFMPYLEDIWKRHWLTNNGHYHQELEKALCDYLGVKYISVFSNGTLALITALQALRITGEVITTPYSFVATTHSLWWNDIKPVFVDVEPRTFNIDPDRIEAAITPKTTAIMPVHVYGNPCQTERIQKIADTYGLKVIYDAAHAFGVKENGNSVLNFGDLSILSFHATKVFSTIEGGAIVCHDEKMKQRIDYLKNFGFADEVTVVAPGINAKLNEVQAAFGLMSLKHVDAAIERRKAITETYRRELASVAGLKFIPELENVRHNYSYFPIFIDATEFGMERDGLYAAMQQQGVYGRRYFYPLISSFSTYRGLPSAAVDNLPVANRISNQVICLPLHQDMTDEDVQRVINSIKKR from the coding sequence ATGGGCGAAAACAATAAGAATATTACCGTTACCTCTCCTCTACTCCCTCCTTTGGAGGAGTTTATGCCTTACCTGGAGGATATCTGGAAGCGTCACTGGCTTACGAACAATGGTCACTACCATCAGGAGCTCGAAAAGGCGCTATGCGACTACCTTGGGGTAAAGTATATTTCTGTTTTCTCTAATGGAACGCTTGCGCTGATTACGGCACTGCAGGCTCTGCGTATTACAGGTGAGGTGATAACAACCCCATACAGCTTTGTAGCGACAACGCATTCCCTTTGGTGGAACGATATTAAGCCGGTGTTTGTGGATGTTGAGCCACGCACATTCAATATCGATCCCGATAGGATTGAGGCTGCCATTACGCCAAAGACTACGGCAATTATGCCGGTACACGTTTACGGTAATCCCTGCCAAACGGAGCGTATCCAAAAAATTGCCGACACCTATGGGTTAAAGGTGATATACGATGCTGCCCATGCCTTTGGCGTTAAGGAAAACGGCAATTCGGTGCTTAACTTTGGCGATCTTTCTATCCTCAGCTTCCACGCAACCAAGGTATTTTCGACTATAGAGGGTGGCGCTATTGTGTGCCACGACGAGAAGATGAAGCAGCGTATTGACTACCTCAAGAATTTCGGATTTGCCGATGAGGTAACGGTGGTTGCCCCCGGTATCAATGCTAAGCTAAACGAGGTACAGGCCGCCTTTGGTTTGATGTCGCTCAAGCATGTCGATGCGGCTATCGAACGCAGAAAGGCCATTACCGAGACTTATCGTCGCGAGCTGGCAAGTGTTGCTGGCTTAAAGTTTATCCCCGAACTCGAAAATGTTCGCCATAACTACTCCTACTTTCCCATCTTTATTGATGCTACGGAATTTGGCATGGAGCGCGATGGGTTATACGCTGCCATGCAGCAGCAGGGTGTTTACGGTCGTCGATACTTCTACCCGCTAATCAGCAGCTTTTCTACTTATAGAGGGTTACCGTCTGCGGCAGTCGATAATCTTCCTGTAGCCAACCGCATATCAAACCAGGTTATCTGCCTTCCGCTACATCAGGATATGACCGATGAGGATGTGCAAAGGGTTATCAACTCAATAAAGAAAAGGTAG